The proteins below come from a single Eubacterium limosum genomic window:
- a CDS encoding helix-turn-helix domain-containing protein, translating to MSQFSERLTTLVEATGFSIYQLSKKAKIDRSTIHKVMVGERVPSADFYKKLCRSLLLTPFEKSELDDLYKMAKIGDKVYYRRNSVKRLVEELAGNTYAPTEDIADREYKAFPVLQHGTQVIEGKNDINSVIIDVINDEIYHREAPHLAIALDFDHQFVYEYLYNAFVCTAEAVDIEHFIYLEKESSRHDAIQKNLRHLQYILSFSLCGRDGYHPYYSYTGADPAQAVTTFLPYFIITNRHVLKLSRSFKTAILYDDAPIVDFYQKSVDRLCRGLPLLTRRTDNLEDMYGWTRENLGDASLEPHPCLTLCLTDERIESLVRPGIPGREAVCALAREVYGPYSRGEKPLPRSFFSREGLRAYVETGRICYFPESLVRCCTKEERQVFMQELLAAVEAGETAFTAMDSDKFRTPLNVEIILSDTQQVVVQRFCNDSQRLNAVVIEEPGICEAFSDFFDYLPESDLTLSREGMIDLLKSYL from the coding sequence ATGTCGCAATTCAGTGAACGCCTGACAACTTTAGTTGAAGCAACGGGATTTTCCATCTATCAGCTTTCCAAAAAAGCCAAAATCGACCGCTCCACCATCCACAAGGTCATGGTGGGCGAACGCGTGCCCAGCGCCGATTTCTATAAAAAGCTCTGCCGCTCCCTGTTACTGACCCCCTTTGAAAAGAGCGAGCTCGACGATCTCTACAAGATGGCCAAGATCGGCGATAAGGTCTACTACCGGCGCAACAGCGTCAAGCGGCTCGTGGAGGAGCTGGCCGGCAACACCTACGCCCCCACCGAGGACATCGCAGACCGCGAGTACAAGGCCTTTCCCGTACTCCAGCACGGGACACAGGTCATCGAGGGCAAAAACGACATCAACAGCGTGATCATTGATGTGATCAACGACGAGATTTACCACAGAGAGGCGCCGCACCTGGCCATCGCCCTGGATTTTGACCACCAGTTTGTGTACGAGTACCTGTACAACGCCTTTGTGTGCACTGCCGAGGCAGTGGACATCGAGCACTTTATCTACCTGGAAAAGGAGAGCAGCCGCCATGACGCCATCCAAAAAAATCTGCGCCACCTCCAGTACATTCTGTCCTTCAGCCTGTGCGGCCGGGACGGTTATCATCCCTACTATTCCTATACCGGTGCCGACCCTGCCCAGGCCGTTACCACCTTTCTGCCCTATTTCATCATCACCAACCGCCATGTGCTGAAGCTGTCCAGAAGCTTTAAAACCGCCATTTTGTATGATGATGCTCCCATTGTGGACTTTTATCAGAAATCAGTGGACCGCCTCTGCCGCGGCCTGCCACTGCTTACCCGCAGGACCGACAACCTTGAGGATATGTATGGCTGGACCAGAGAGAACCTGGGCGACGCCAGTCTGGAGCCCCACCCCTGCCTGACCCTCTGCCTGACCGACGAGCGCATCGAGTCTCTGGTGCGGCCAGGTATCCCCGGAAGGGAGGCTGTCTGCGCCCTGGCGCGCGAGGTTTACGGCCCTTACAGCCGTGGCGAAAAGCCCTTGCCAAGGTCCTTCTTTTCCCGGGAAGGGCTGAGGGCCTATGTCGAAACCGGGCGCATCTGTTACTTCCCGGAAAGTCTGGTGCGCTGCTGCACCAAAGAGGAGCGGCAGGTCTTTATGCAAGAGCTGCTGGCAGCTGTGGAGGCCGGTGAGACGGCCTTTACCGCTATGGATTCTGACAAATTCAGGACGCCCCTCAATGTGGAGATCATTCTATCCGACACCCAGCAGGTGGTGGTCCAGCGCTTCTGCAATGACAGC